In the genome of Nonlabens sp. MB-3u-79, one region contains:
- a CDS encoding decarboxylase — translation MNKLKFLLLLIIATSIINCADQPTKDNTVKHQGALKNMMSGNLEATMSLDSLQLLPHLYALGALEDLKGEIQVFDGVSYVSKSTTNNKVEIDSSFNHKAALLVYAQIPEWNDGVALKPFSNNAALEKQIKEAALKNGLDVDQAFPFLLKGNAISLDWHVINWPEGDQVHNHKKHQETGSNGILKKKNVEIIGFYSEKHQAIYTHHTTFLHMHFKTDKERPIAGHIDQLIGVDMELYLPKN, via the coding sequence ATGAATAAACTAAAGTTTTTACTACTGCTTATTATAGCAACAAGTATTATAAATTGTGCTGATCAACCAACTAAAGACAACACTGTAAAACATCAAGGTGCCTTAAAAAACATGATGTCAGGAAATTTAGAAGCAACGATGTCTCTAGATTCATTACAACTATTGCCTCATCTTTATGCTCTAGGTGCTTTAGAAGATCTCAAAGGCGAGATTCAGGTGTTTGACGGGGTATCTTATGTAAGTAAATCGACTACAAATAATAAGGTGGAAATAGATTCAAGTTTTAATCACAAAGCGGCATTGTTAGTCTATGCCCAAATTCCAGAATGGAACGATGGGGTGGCACTGAAACCCTTTTCTAATAACGCTGCACTGGAAAAACAAATCAAAGAAGCCGCACTCAAAAATGGATTAGATGTAGACCAAGCATTTCCGTTTTTATTAAAAGGAAATGCGATATCTTTAGACTGGCACGTGATCAACTGGCCAGAAGGGGACCAAGTGCACAATCATAAAAAGCACCAAGAAACTGGATCAAATGGCATTTTAAAAAAGAAAAATGTCGAGATTATAGGCTTCTATTCTGAAAAGCATCAAGCGATTTATACGCACCATACCACATTCTTGCACATGCATTTTAAAACAGATAAAGAACGTCCCATCGCCGGTCATATAGATCAGCTTATAGGTGTAGATATGGAACTTTATCTACCTAAGAACTAA
- a CDS encoding universal stress protein, whose amino-acid sequence MNNIIIPVDFSKYSEYALEIGALLAKKHNATLHVLHMLELSDSLITNSDSDNKNEMMFLLALSQKKFKPFLDKDYLEGVQVNAMIKHHKVYKEVDELAQDVNADLIIMGSHGLMAHEGIFTGSNAEKMVRNSSTPVLTVKSRPENFSLNNVVFATDLADESVAAYKKAVGVFSTLGSKLHVVYVNRPHTDFISSKEFKEMTTQFAAAGGTDQVEFISGYTVEDGLLQYAEETHADCIAVSTHARKGLSHFFRGSISEDLANHSLLPVMSFKI is encoded by the coding sequence ATGAACAACATTATCATACCAGTAGACTTTTCAAAATATTCTGAATATGCTTTAGAGATAGGTGCCTTGCTTGCTAAAAAGCACAACGCAACCCTACATGTGCTGCACATGCTCGAATTATCGGACTCGCTGATTACTAACTCTGATAGTGACAATAAAAATGAAATGATGTTTCTACTAGCTCTTTCTCAAAAGAAATTTAAACCTTTTCTTGATAAAGATTACTTGGAGGGAGTTCAAGTAAATGCCATGATAAAACATCATAAGGTATATAAAGAAGTAGATGAATTAGCCCAAGATGTAAATGCAGACCTTATTATTATGGGCTCACATGGACTGATGGCGCACGAAGGTATTTTTACTGGATCCAATGCTGAAAAAATGGTTAGAAACAGCAGTACTCCAGTACTAACTGTAAAATCAAGGCCAGAAAACTTTAGCCTTAATAATGTGGTTTTTGCAACAGACCTAGCAGATGAAAGCGTGGCAGCGTATAAAAAAGCTGTTGGTGTATTTTCTACGCTAGGAAGTAAGTTACATGTTGTGTATGTCAATAGACCTCATACTGACTTTATCAGCTCCAAAGAATTTAAAGAAATGACAACCCAATTTGCCGCTGCTGGTGGTACCGATCAGGTGGAATTTATTTCTGGCTATACGGTTGAAGACGGTTTGTTACAATATGCAGAGGAGACTCATGCCGATTGTATAGCGGTAAGCACACACGCTAGAAAAGGACTTTCACACTTCTTTAGAGGAAGCATCTCTGAAGATCTAGCTAACCACTCCTTACTACCGGTGATGAGTTTTAAAATCTAA
- a CDS encoding response regulator transcription factor has protein sequence MIQTIKILVVEDNLLTLKIYNFILKKEGYVVYNAVDGMDAIELINEIQPDLLITDVILPLKSGLEVTSYCKNNFPHIPIIVISGLGEEEGTVTKAFNLGADDFIAKPFNPNELLLRVSRLLIYKKTNIV, from the coding sequence ATGATTCAGACAATCAAAATCCTTGTAGTAGAAGATAATCTACTCACCTTAAAAATCTATAATTTCATTCTTAAGAAAGAAGGCTACGTAGTTTATAATGCCGTAGATGGAATGGATGCTATAGAACTTATAAACGAGATACAACCAGACCTGCTAATAACAGACGTGATATTACCCCTTAAATCAGGCTTAGAAGTAACCAGTTATTGTAAAAATAATTTTCCTCATATACCTATTATTGTCATATCTGGATTGGGGGAAGAAGAAGGAACGGTTACTAAGGCTTTTAATCTTGGAGCAGATGATTTTATTGCCAAGCCCTTTAATCCAAATGAATTATTATTAAGAGTGAGTAGATTATTGATCTACAAAAAGACGAATATCGTCTAG
- a CDS encoding YaiO family outer membrane beta-barrel protein — MKISGSIPFSINTVAFICVCFLGFQLSPAQQINTDSLLIKAYESLKEKKYELAFKQAHLGKKISPDYLDFQLLIGRIHQITSQQDSARLYFKKVLAKNTAYEEAFLYLINLELKTENYEPAEILINDAITIHPKNQTFPLKKLHVYQLKEDVNKEREYLEELTLMYPKNASLTQRLFWLNSRFNSNRIGVQYRLTNFDRSGVGPWHLGTIQYIGERPWGSFLGRVNYTQRRSNDSFLIDGVQLEGQSYFFTGDKSYANVSIGYSEDLVFPKWRLGATYFQALPMGWEMDLGMRYTYVVQNDIPAATLGVGKYFGSYWMHFRSFFQQQKKNIYPAFTLTSRYYYHTRFDYINSILGYGTSPDERILLGDLNQRIELDSYRVGLGYYRQFGKHFLIGVQGVYNYQEYSKNKWQNEYETFLMIHYRL, encoded by the coding sequence ATGAAGATTAGCGGTAGTATTCCTTTTTCGATAAATACAGTAGCCTTCATTTGCGTGTGCTTTTTAGGGTTTCAATTATCTCCTGCACAACAAATAAATACGGATAGCTTGCTCATCAAAGCTTATGAATCCTTAAAAGAAAAAAAATATGAGTTGGCTTTTAAACAAGCCCACCTGGGAAAGAAAATAAGTCCTGATTATCTAGACTTCCAATTATTAATAGGTCGTATTCACCAAATTACTAGTCAACAAGATAGCGCAAGACTTTACTTCAAAAAGGTCTTAGCTAAAAACACCGCTTATGAAGAAGCCTTTTTATATTTAATCAATCTTGAATTAAAAACAGAAAATTATGAACCGGCAGAAATTCTTATAAATGATGCCATAACTATTCATCCAAAAAATCAAACTTTCCCATTGAAGAAGCTACATGTCTATCAGTTAAAAGAGGATGTTAATAAAGAGCGTGAATATTTAGAAGAGCTTACACTGATGTATCCAAAAAACGCTAGCCTAACTCAGCGCCTGTTTTGGTTAAACTCTAGATTTAACAGCAATAGGATAGGCGTTCAATACAGACTTACCAATTTTGATCGCTCCGGTGTCGGTCCATGGCACCTGGGGACCATCCAATACATTGGCGAGCGCCCATGGGGATCCTTTTTAGGTCGTGTGAACTATACCCAAAGACGTTCCAATGACTCCTTTTTGATAGATGGAGTTCAGTTGGAAGGTCAATCTTACTTCTTTACTGGAGATAAGAGTTATGCAAATGTTTCTATTGGTTACTCTGAAGATTTGGTTTTTCCAAAATGGAGACTTGGTGCAACTTACTTCCAAGCCTTACCTATGGGTTGGGAAATGGACTTAGGAATGAGATACACGTATGTGGTACAAAATGATATTCCTGCTGCAACATTAGGAGTTGGAAAGTATTTTGGATCCTACTGGATGCATTTTAGATCTTTTTTTCAACAACAGAAGAAAAATATATACCCGGCATTTACGTTAACGTCTAGGTATTACTACCATACACGCTTTGATTATATCAATTCAATTCTTGGATATGGTACCTCGCCAGATGAACGAATACTTTTAGGAGATCTGAATCAACGTATCGAACTCGATTCCTACAGAGTAGGATTAGGCTATTACAGACAATTTGGAAAACATTTCCTTATAGGAGTTCAAGGAGTTTATAATTACCAAGAATACAGTAAAAATAAATGGCAAAATGAATACGAGACTTTTTTAATGATTCATTACAGACTCTAA
- a CDS encoding glycosyltransferase family 2 protein, with protein MLTKHYINEDVLLKSNQALGVSIVAPAFNESTTIVYNVKSLISLSYPKYEVIIINDGSTDDTLEKLIEEFDLVKVPFYYQEHIKTAPVRGHYKSKKTIYSKLLVVDKENRKSKADGSNAGINSSQYPFFVCTDVDSILNPNTIVKLIKPFIESKTKVIASGAAIRSSNSCTFDEGFLVQVHFPTKWYPMFQELEYVRSFLFGRMAWSQVNALILVSGGLGMFDKEVAIKAGGYTHNSFAEDMDLIIRMRKVMYDEEIKFKITYIPESLCWTEVPPNLSILMRQRVRWARGLIQTLLVHKNMFFHPKYGNTGWFALPYFFLFEFLTPIIETFGLFLIISSLTLSYFYGDFIYSDFLMWPLLFVYLFYINITIISILLDELLYKSYANISEILKLIGMALIEPFFYHPILVVAALKGYWRFFIKKEAIWGVMVRKGFKLIEK; from the coding sequence GTGTTGACGAAACACTACATTAATGAAGATGTTCTATTAAAATCCAATCAAGCGCTTGGTGTATCCATAGTAGCTCCTGCCTTTAACGAAAGTACTACTATTGTTTATAACGTTAAAAGCTTGATATCTCTTTCCTACCCCAAATATGAAGTGATCATCATTAATGACGGCAGTACTGACGATACTTTAGAAAAATTAATTGAGGAGTTCGACTTAGTCAAGGTTCCGTTTTATTATCAAGAACATATTAAGACCGCTCCAGTAAGGGGTCATTATAAATCAAAAAAAACAATATACTCTAAACTTTTGGTGGTCGATAAAGAAAATCGAAAATCAAAAGCTGATGGCTCCAATGCTGGGATCAACTCTTCACAATACCCGTTTTTTGTATGTACAGATGTAGACTCTATTTTAAACCCCAACACCATAGTAAAACTTATCAAACCTTTTATTGAAAGTAAAACTAAGGTGATCGCATCAGGAGCAGCTATAAGAAGTTCTAACTCTTGCACATTTGACGAAGGTTTTTTAGTACAGGTTCATTTTCCAACAAAATGGTATCCCATGTTTCAGGAACTAGAATATGTGCGTTCCTTTCTGTTTGGCAGAATGGCATGGAGTCAGGTAAACGCCTTAATATTAGTTTCAGGAGGATTAGGTATGTTTGACAAAGAAGTGGCTATTAAAGCTGGAGGATATACTCATAATTCGTTTGCAGAAGACATGGACTTGATTATTAGAATGCGAAAAGTGATGTATGATGAAGAAATAAAATTTAAAATCACCTACATACCGGAGTCTTTGTGTTGGACAGAAGTACCTCCTAATCTAAGTATTTTAATGCGACAGCGCGTGCGATGGGCAAGAGGATTGATACAAACACTTCTGGTTCATAAAAATATGTTCTTCCATCCTAAGTACGGCAACACGGGTTGGTTTGCGCTCCCCTATTTTTTCTTATTTGAGTTTTTGACACCTATTATTGAAACTTTTGGTTTGTTCCTGATCATTTCATCATTGACTTTATCTTATTTTTATGGCGACTTCATCTATTCTGATTTTTTGATGTGGCCCCTTCTTTTCGTTTATTTGTTTTATATTAACATTACGATTATTTCAATTTTACTGGATGAATTGTTATACAAAAGCTACGCAAATATCAGTGAGATTCTAAAGTTAATTGGAATGGCCTTAATTGAACCATTTTTTTATCACCCCATATTAGTTGTTGCTGCGTTAAAAGGATATTGGCGATTTTTTATAAAGAAAGAAGCAATATGGGGAGTCATGGTTAGAAAAGGCTTTAAGCTTATTGAAAAATAA
- a CDS encoding HEAT repeat domain-containing protein, with the protein MMDKNFFEAFLINWILPVFVVLLIALTISLIYYRLRFAYISFQKKRFLPKISDALTELTFSGYQGEVLQAEVTKFKSAFPYRKKWFRKLVLSSLIDLSLTLKGNLIYQIRDIYIAFELHKYSAQLLKSWFWHTKCNGMYHFQSFHFVDSLKYIRPLLTSKNKVLRSNAFVAYLYLTTKPFDILIDYPFFLSRVNEYKVLDVIYMKKEPMPNNIDKYLESTNESVIILGLKVMVFYNYTGAEATILHLINHRHYRIREEAIHAVRELFFTDAEELLLKQFYREDQLLKIEILKSLTVIGGESTLSFIIKNLTLKSLGKGVKMELLKCLKAIDPSYYNTNFMLDIEIDKMKLHLNTTYL; encoded by the coding sequence ATGATGGATAAAAATTTTTTTGAGGCGTTTCTTATAAATTGGATATTACCAGTTTTTGTTGTTTTATTGATCGCTCTTACCATAAGCTTGATCTATTACCGGCTGAGATTTGCATATATTTCTTTTCAAAAGAAAAGATTCCTTCCTAAAATATCTGACGCTCTTACTGAATTGACCTTTTCTGGATATCAAGGAGAAGTTTTACAAGCAGAAGTCACAAAATTTAAATCAGCGTTTCCATATCGTAAAAAATGGTTCCGTAAGTTGGTGCTTTCCTCGCTAATTGATTTAAGCCTTACTTTAAAAGGCAACCTCATCTATCAAATACGTGATATTTATATAGCCTTTGAGCTACATAAATACAGTGCTCAGCTGCTTAAAAGTTGGTTTTGGCATACCAAATGCAACGGGATGTATCATTTTCAGTCGTTCCATTTTGTCGATAGTTTAAAATACATAAGACCTCTTCTAACATCTAAAAATAAAGTCCTGCGTTCCAATGCTTTTGTGGCATACCTCTATCTAACTACAAAGCCTTTTGATATTTTAATAGACTATCCATTTTTCTTATCTAGAGTAAATGAGTATAAGGTACTTGATGTTATTTATATGAAAAAAGAACCTATGCCAAACAACATTGACAAGTATTTGGAAAGCACAAATGAATCTGTTATTATTCTTGGTTTAAAAGTGATGGTCTTTTATAACTATACAGGGGCAGAAGCAACAATTTTACACTTGATCAACCATCGACATTACAGAATAAGAGAAGAGGCTATCCATGCCGTTAGAGAACTATTTTTTACTGATGCTGAAGAACTTTTACTAAAACAATTTTATAGGGAAGATCAATTATTAAAAATAGAAATATTAAAATCACTAACTGTTATTGGTGGTGAATCTACCCTTAGTTTTATTATAAAAAATCTAACCTTAAAAAGCTTAGGTAAGGGTGTAAAGATGGAGTTGTTAAAATGCCTAAAGGCAATTGACCCTTCCTATTACAACACCAACTTTATGCTTGATATAGAAATCGATAAGATGAAATTACATTTAAATACTACCTATCTATGA
- a CDS encoding cation-translocating P-type ATPase, producing the protein MKNENENNSYPIKFPHAEDIEKIAQLLQANQQSGLTEQQVQKGIKDYGWNSYKAQKQQSIFLILLAQFKSPIVLLLVVAATLSFSFQHWLEGFSIIAVLFITAALGFLMELQARRSMSALKQMDVSVSKVIRDHWVVEVPSERIVPGDIVLLEAGDMVPADGRLFELHQLEADESALTGESLPVTKRLESLIKNTPLAEQSNMVFKGTAIVNGNAKVLVTGTGMHTELGKITSLVEAAEQSSTPLEKKLQGLTKKLIWITSALALIFIATGALQGKDIYLIVETALALAVAAIPEGLPIVATIALTYGMLRMAKKNVLIKRLAAVETLGGINTIFTDKTGTLTENKIEVSNIYIFDEYIAVEKNKISTENNRVIMDQLLLISTLCNNAVIREKGTNEKELGDPIEIALLQFVADNHIDSDKINQQYPRISEEAFSSETKVMGTLHKNGSTNFVAAKGAVEVLIEKCTTYSKGDTIEILTKKEKELFLQKAEEIQAQGTRVLAFAFKEATGISTDKFLQDLTFSGFIGFLDPPRMDVIGALQSCREAGIRVIMITGDHPATALHIAEKIKLSDKENIVITGKELESNPPEKLLFAATIFARVDPKQKLDMVSLYQKKGDIVAMTGDGINDAPALKKADIGIAMGLRGTQVAKETAEMVLKDDSFISIVSAIEQGRAIFQNIKRFLVYLLSCNLSEIFIVFGYGLFNFSFSILPMQILFLNLVTDIFPALALGMGKGNELTMKNGPRNPAEAIVVKKDWISIIVYALLMALPIMIVSWYCSSYLQYEPEVCNNITFFSLALAQLWHVFNLSSNKISFIKNEITCNAFVWYALLLCIIIIAVFYNLAPLNEILGLRMIDPTVWLIIIGTSFSPVLLIQLLKRVVKIID; encoded by the coding sequence ATGAAAAACGAAAATGAAAATAACTCCTATCCCATTAAATTTCCTCACGCTGAGGATATAGAAAAAATTGCTCAACTTCTTCAGGCAAATCAACAGAGTGGACTAACAGAGCAACAGGTACAAAAAGGAATTAAAGACTATGGTTGGAATAGCTATAAAGCACAAAAACAACAAAGCATCTTTTTAATTCTTCTTGCTCAATTCAAAAGCCCCATCGTTTTATTACTAGTAGTAGCTGCTACCCTTTCCTTTTCTTTTCAACATTGGTTGGAGGGATTTTCAATTATTGCCGTACTATTTATTACAGCAGCCCTAGGTTTTTTGATGGAATTACAGGCACGCAGATCCATGAGTGCATTAAAACAGATGGATGTTAGTGTTTCCAAAGTAATAAGAGATCACTGGGTAGTCGAAGTCCCCTCCGAAAGGATAGTACCCGGCGATATAGTGCTCTTAGAAGCCGGAGATATGGTACCTGCTGATGGTCGCTTATTTGAACTTCATCAACTCGAAGCAGACGAATCAGCGCTGACCGGCGAATCTTTGCCCGTAACCAAAAGGCTGGAATCACTTATAAAAAATACTCCTCTAGCCGAACAGTCCAACATGGTTTTTAAGGGCACCGCCATTGTAAATGGCAATGCTAAGGTTCTAGTAACGGGTACAGGGATGCACACAGAATTGGGTAAAATTACGTCTCTGGTAGAAGCTGCAGAGCAAAGTAGTACCCCTCTCGAAAAAAAGCTACAGGGTCTTACAAAAAAGCTGATTTGGATTACAAGTGCGTTGGCGTTAATTTTTATTGCTACAGGGGCTCTACAAGGTAAAGACATCTACCTTATTGTTGAAACAGCATTAGCACTAGCTGTGGCAGCAATTCCCGAAGGATTGCCTATAGTAGCTACCATTGCATTAACCTATGGAATGCTGCGTATGGCTAAAAAAAATGTGTTGATAAAAAGGCTAGCAGCAGTGGAGACCCTCGGAGGGATCAATACCATTTTTACGGATAAAACGGGAACCCTAACTGAAAATAAAATTGAAGTCAGCAACATATACATTTTTGATGAGTACATCGCTGTGGAGAAAAATAAAATAAGCACTGAAAACAATAGAGTGATTATGGACCAACTGCTGCTGATCTCCACCCTGTGTAACAATGCGGTGATCCGTGAAAAAGGAACTAATGAAAAAGAACTAGGTGACCCTATAGAAATTGCGTTGTTGCAATTTGTAGCTGATAACCATATCGATTCTGATAAAATTAATCAACAATATCCCCGTATATCAGAGGAAGCATTTAGCTCTGAAACTAAAGTGATGGGAACCTTACATAAAAACGGCAGTACCAACTTTGTAGCCGCTAAGGGAGCGGTGGAAGTACTCATAGAAAAGTGCACTACTTACAGTAAGGGAGATACCATAGAAATATTAACGAAAAAGGAGAAGGAACTATTTTTACAGAAAGCAGAAGAAATACAAGCACAAGGCACCCGAGTACTTGCTTTTGCTTTTAAGGAAGCTACTGGTATCTCAACTGATAAGTTCTTACAAGATTTAACTTTTTCCGGTTTTATCGGGTTTTTAGATCCTCCAAGAATGGATGTGATAGGTGCGTTACAATCTTGCAGAGAAGCAGGCATAAGAGTAATAATGATTACGGGCGACCATCCCGCCACTGCTCTTCATATCGCTGAAAAGATAAAATTATCTGATAAAGAAAATATCGTTATTACTGGCAAGGAATTGGAAAGCAATCCACCCGAAAAGTTATTATTTGCCGCCACTATATTTGCAAGAGTAGACCCCAAACAGAAGTTAGATATGGTGAGCCTTTACCAAAAAAAAGGGGATATTGTCGCCATGACTGGTGACGGTATAAATGATGCTCCGGCGCTAAAAAAAGCAGATATCGGAATTGCAATGGGGTTGAGAGGTACACAGGTAGCAAAAGAAACAGCTGAGATGGTACTGAAAGACGATTCTTTTATTTCTATTGTCTCGGCCATTGAGCAAGGCAGGGCCATCTTTCAAAATATTAAAAGGTTTTTAGTGTATTTGCTCTCCTGTAATTTGTCCGAAATTTTTATCGTTTTTGGCTATGGCTTGTTCAATTTCTCCTTCTCCATTCTTCCTATGCAGATTCTGTTTCTCAACTTAGTAACCGATATTTTTCCGGCATTGGCATTGGGAATGGGAAAAGGCAATGAGTTAACCATGAAAAATGGTCCACGTAATCCAGCAGAAGCCATTGTTGTCAAAAAGGATTGGATCAGTATCATCGTTTATGCCCTCTTAATGGCATTGCCTATTATGATAGTAAGCTGGTATTGTAGTTCTTACCTCCAATACGAGCCAGAAGTTTGTAATAACATTACCTTCTTTAGTCTCGCATTAGCACAATTGTGGCATGTGTTCAATTTATCTTCAAATAAAATATCATTTATAAAAAATGAGATTACCTGCAATGCTTTTGTGTGGTACGCATTGCTGCTTTGTATCATCATTATAGCTGTTTTTTACAACCTAGCCCCATTAAATGAAATACTTGGTCTTAGAATGATTGATCCAACTGTTTGGTTGATCATAATAGGGACAAGTTTCTCCCCTGTTCTATTGATACAGTTATTAAAAAGAGTCGTTAAAATCATTGATTAA